A part of Homoserinibacter sp. YIM 151385 genomic DNA contains:
- the cydC gene encoding thiol reductant ABC exporter subunit CydC — MRRGGIPLGPTARRTVAGTAVVSLLRAVAIVAFADALARLVVGAVEGRLDENALAWAAGALVARALGEWLVRVVAARGALELAGELRLGVVRAAIARGDDAAATALLAGRRVDEVRELFSGVLPALTATAVVPLVVGLRILSLDLVSAVVVALTLPLVPIFMILVGRHTQDRVDRASGALDRLAEHLVELARGLPVLVGLGRLEDQIRALDGVGRAHRRATMGALRTAFLSALVLELIATISVAVVAVFIGVRLVAGELPLEVGLLVLILAPECYTPLREVGAAFHASRAGQGALRDAEAAIARPRAAGVVRRGRPSGLRVRDLVVRYEGRARPALALERLDARQGELLAIAAPSGGGKSTLLAAILDRLPASAEARGRVERPERLAWAPQSPTFSRDRVDAELRLHGGPGEELADAELEAVLRSAALGRLALDADPALLSPGERRRLAIARVLLRVRRGAALVVLDEPTAHLDDEAAEAVIDELWLLRGTATVVVATHDPRLLALADRVVRLPEPARADGLADAAADATQPDAAAPRTAAAIEPTAPEVARPASIATETAARPLGLRDILRPVRWRLALGMLLAAGSSAAAAALTALSGWLIVTAAEQPPILTLMVAIVGVRFFGIARSALRYAERLAVHDAVLRLAERLRLRLWRVLAAAGPAHRRLLRGGTVVGSLVVAPDEVRDLAPRVLVPPAAALMTVAGGIAAIAILAPAALLAPAIVLAATLLAAPAAALLADRRAAAGELAASRRSAGEVVELLAAAAELGAHDVLDAPLAELAARDARRTALARRAALARGLAAGIATAGALLASLVLAAALPPLVAAGALAPAGMAALVLLPLGLVEPILLAADAVRSRPALREAVSRLLRPAPAADVSASGLPDRAGDAALALEEVDARWPGARPVLEELSLRLEPGEGLLVQGPSGSGKSTLLAVLLGHLAPERGRIAVAGRAPAEAARDRRVAWTPQESLVFAASLRANLRLARPSGAEPSDAELEAALEAVGLAPLLAAMPEGLDTPVGRGGAALSGGERQRLAVARALLSRAEVLLLDEPTAHLDEPTAEALRRDLPAAVGGRTLVVVSHLAADAALADHVVELGRDPQGLDGDSTAPRNTMFTSERPA, encoded by the coding sequence ATGAGGCGCGGCGGGATCCCGCTCGGGCCGACCGCCCGGCGCACTGTCGCGGGCACGGCCGTCGTGTCGCTGCTGCGCGCCGTCGCGATCGTCGCCTTCGCGGACGCGCTCGCGCGGCTCGTCGTCGGGGCGGTCGAGGGGCGGCTCGACGAGAACGCGCTCGCCTGGGCCGCGGGGGCGCTCGTCGCGCGCGCGCTCGGCGAGTGGCTGGTGCGCGTCGTCGCGGCGCGCGGCGCCCTCGAGCTCGCGGGCGAGCTGCGGCTCGGGGTCGTGCGGGCCGCGATCGCGCGCGGCGACGACGCGGCCGCCACCGCGCTCCTCGCGGGGCGCCGCGTCGACGAGGTGCGCGAGCTGTTCTCGGGCGTCCTCCCGGCGCTCACGGCGACGGCGGTCGTCCCGCTCGTGGTGGGCCTGCGCATCCTCTCCCTCGATCTCGTGAGCGCGGTCGTCGTCGCGCTGACGCTGCCGCTCGTGCCGATCTTCATGATCCTCGTCGGGCGGCACACGCAGGATCGCGTCGACCGCGCCTCGGGCGCCCTCGACCGGCTCGCCGAGCATCTCGTCGAGCTCGCGCGCGGCCTCCCGGTGCTCGTCGGGCTCGGCCGTCTCGAGGATCAGATCCGGGCGCTCGACGGCGTCGGCCGAGCGCACCGGCGCGCGACCATGGGGGCGCTGCGCACCGCTTTCCTCTCGGCGCTCGTCCTCGAGCTCATCGCGACCATCTCGGTCGCGGTCGTCGCCGTCTTCATCGGGGTGCGGCTCGTCGCGGGGGAGCTGCCGCTCGAGGTGGGGCTGCTGGTGCTGATCCTCGCGCCCGAGTGCTACACGCCGCTCCGCGAGGTCGGCGCCGCCTTCCACGCCTCCCGCGCGGGGCAGGGCGCGCTGCGGGATGCGGAGGCGGCGATCGCGCGCCCCCGCGCGGCCGGCGTCGTGCGGCGGGGGCGGCCGTCGGGTCTCCGCGTCCGCGACCTCGTCGTCCGCTACGAGGGGCGCGCGCGTCCCGCCCTCGCGCTCGAGCGGCTGGATGCGCGGCAGGGCGAGCTGCTCGCGATCGCCGCGCCCTCGGGCGGCGGGAAGTCGACGCTGCTCGCCGCGATCCTCGATCGGCTCCCCGCCTCGGCCGAGGCGCGCGGCCGCGTCGAGCGGCCGGAGCGGCTCGCCTGGGCGCCGCAGTCGCCGACCTTCTCGCGCGATCGCGTCGACGCCGAGCTCCGGCTCCACGGCGGGCCCGGCGAGGAGCTCGCGGACGCCGAGCTCGAGGCGGTCCTCCGCTCGGCGGCGCTCGGCCGGCTCGCGCTCGATGCCGATCCGGCGCTGCTGAGCCCGGGGGAGCGGCGGCGGCTCGCGATCGCGCGGGTGCTGCTCCGCGTCCGCCGGGGCGCCGCGCTCGTCGTCCTCGACGAGCCCACCGCGCACCTCGACGACGAGGCCGCGGAGGCGGTCATCGACGAGCTGTGGCTGCTCCGCGGCACGGCGACCGTCGTCGTCGCGACCCACGACCCCCGGCTGCTCGCGCTCGCCGACCGGGTCGTCCGGCTGCCGGAGCCCGCCCGGGCGGACGGGCTCGCCGACGCGGCGGCGGATGCGACGCAGCCGGATGCGGCGGCGCCGCGGACCGCCGCGGCGATCGAGCCGACAGCACCCGAGGTCGCGCGCCCCGCGAGCATCGCGACGGAGACCGCCGCCCGCCCGCTCGGCCTCCGCGACATCCTGCGCCCCGTGCGCTGGCGGCTCGCCCTCGGCATGCTCCTCGCGGCCGGGTCGAGCGCCGCGGCGGCCGCGCTCACGGCCCTCTCGGGCTGGCTCATCGTGACCGCCGCCGAGCAGCCGCCGATCCTCACGCTCATGGTCGCGATCGTCGGCGTCCGCTTCTTCGGCATCGCGCGCTCGGCGCTGCGCTACGCCGAGCGGCTCGCGGTGCACGATGCCGTCCTCCGGCTCGCGGAGCGCCTGCGCCTGCGTCTCTGGCGGGTGCTCGCGGCGGCCGGCCCCGCGCACCGGCGGCTCCTCCGCGGCGGGACGGTCGTGGGCTCGCTCGTCGTCGCGCCCGACGAGGTGCGGGATCTCGCGCCGCGCGTGCTCGTGCCGCCCGCCGCGGCCCTCATGACCGTCGCGGGCGGCATCGCGGCGATCGCGATCCTCGCCCCGGCCGCCCTGCTCGCCCCCGCGATCGTGCTCGCGGCGACACTGCTCGCGGCGCCGGCGGCGGCGCTCCTCGCCGACCGGCGGGCCGCCGCGGGCGAGCTCGCCGCCTCGCGCCGCAGCGCGGGCGAGGTCGTCGAGCTGCTCGCCGCGGCGGCGGAGCTCGGGGCGCACGACGTCCTCGACGCCCCGCTCGCGGAGCTCGCCGCGCGCGACGCGCGCCGCACCGCGCTCGCGCGCCGCGCGGCGCTCGCCCGCGGCCTCGCGGCGGGGATCGCGACCGCGGGAGCGCTCCTCGCCTCCCTCGTGCTCGCGGCCGCGCTGCCGCCGCTCGTCGCGGCCGGTGCCCTCGCCCCCGCCGGCATGGCGGCGCTCGTCCTGCTCCCGCTCGGCCTGGTCGAGCCGATCCTGCTCGCCGCCGACGCCGTGCGCTCGCGGCCCGCGCTCCGCGAGGCCGTCTCGCGCCTGCTGCGCCCGGCGCCCGCGGCGGACGTCTCCGCATCCGGTCTCCCCGATCGCGCGGGGGATGCCGCCCTCGCGCTCGAGGAGGTCGACGCGCGCTGGCCGGGCGCTCGCCCCGTGCTCGAGGAGCTCTCGCTCCGGCTCGAGCCGGGCGAGGGGCTCCTCGTGCAGGGCCCGTCGGGCTCGGGCAAGTCGACGCTGCTCGCCGTCCTCCTCGGGCACCTCGCGCCCGAGCGCGGCCGCATCGCGGTCGCCGGTCGCGCGCCCGCGGAGGCCGCACGAGACCGCCGCGTCGCCTGGACGCCGCAGGAGTCGCTCGTCTTCGCAGCGTCGCTCCGCGCCAACCTCCGCCTCGCCCGCCCCTCGGGCGCCGAGCCCTCGGACGCGGAGCTCGAGGCCGCGCTAGAGGCGGTCGGGCTCGCCCCGCTCCTCGCCGCCATGCCCGAGGGCCTCGACACGCCCGTCGGCCGCGGCGGGGCGGCGCTCTCGGGCGGCGAGCGTCAGCGGCTCGCCGTCGCGCGCGCCCTCCTCAGCCGCGCCGAGGTCCTGCTCCTCGACGAGCCGACCGCCCACCTCGACGAGCCGACCGCCGAGGCGCTGCGCCGCGACCTGCCCGCCGCGGTCGGCGGTCGCACGCTCGTGGTCGTGTCGCACCTCGCCGCGGATGCCGCCCTCGCAGATCACGTGGTCGAGCTCGGACGTGATCCCCAGGGCCTGGACGGCGACTCCACCGCTCCCCGAAACACGATGTTTACCTCCGAGCGGCCCGCGTAA
- the cydB gene encoding cytochrome d ubiquinol oxidase subunit II translates to MDVLPTVWFAAVAFLWIGYLLLEGFDLGVGMHMVLSARTERRRRLMLNTIGPVWDGNEVWLITAGAATFAAFPLWYASLFSTLYVPLTVVVLALIFRAVGIEYRGKGKTGRWTRAWDRAIAGGSLVAAFGVGALLALTTLGLPIDGNGDRVGGPLAWLGWEAVLGGLAVVGYCLVHGAVFLALKTEGEVRERAGRFTARWLPLALLPMALWAAILAFQAGRVAGWVLIAVAAAGAVWAWDSARRGREGRAFLGMAAFAIAGAAAVFSSAYPVVIPSTIDPAFDLTVSNASSGDYTLGVMTWVAAFGLPVILVYQTWTYWVFRRRLAEHHIPEPHLAAPAVRR, encoded by the coding sequence ATGGACGTCCTCCCCACCGTCTGGTTCGCCGCCGTCGCGTTCCTCTGGATCGGCTACCTCCTCCTCGAGGGCTTCGACCTGGGCGTCGGCATGCACATGGTGCTCAGCGCGCGCACCGAGCGCCGCCGCCGGCTCATGCTCAACACCATCGGACCCGTCTGGGACGGCAACGAGGTGTGGCTCATCACGGCGGGCGCCGCGACCTTCGCGGCCTTCCCGCTCTGGTACGCGAGCCTGTTCTCGACCCTCTACGTGCCGCTCACGGTCGTCGTGCTCGCGCTCATCTTCCGCGCCGTCGGCATCGAGTACCGCGGCAAGGGGAAGACGGGGCGCTGGACGAGGGCCTGGGACCGGGCCATCGCGGGCGGCTCGCTCGTCGCCGCCTTCGGCGTCGGGGCCCTCCTCGCGCTGACGACCCTCGGCCTCCCCATCGACGGGAACGGGGATCGCGTCGGCGGCCCCCTCGCCTGGCTCGGCTGGGAGGCGGTGCTCGGCGGCCTCGCCGTCGTCGGCTACTGCCTCGTGCACGGCGCCGTCTTCCTCGCGCTGAAGACCGAGGGCGAGGTGCGCGAGCGCGCCGGGCGCTTCACGGCGCGCTGGCTCCCGCTCGCGCTGCTCCCGATGGCGCTCTGGGCGGCGATCCTCGCGTTCCAGGCGGGGCGCGTCGCGGGCTGGGTGCTCATCGCGGTCGCGGCGGCGGGGGCCGTCTGGGCCTGGGATTCCGCGCGGCGCGGGCGGGAGGGGCGCGCCTTCCTCGGCATGGCCGCCTTCGCGATCGCCGGGGCCGCGGCCGTCTTCAGCTCGGCGTACCCGGTCGTCATCCCCTCGACCATCGACCCCGCCTTCGACCTCACCGTCTCGAACGCCTCGAGCGGCGACTACACGCTCGGCGTCATGACCTGGGTCGCGGCCTTCGGGCTGCCGGTCATCCTCGTGTACCAGACCTGGACCTACTGGGTGTTCCGGCGCCGCCTCGCCGAGCACCACATCCCGGAGCCGCACCTCGCGGCGCCCGCCGTCCGCCGATGA
- a CDS encoding cytochrome ubiquinol oxidase subunit I, translated as MDPLEIARWQFGITTVYHFLMVPLTLGLGILVATMQTRWVRTGDERWLRMTRFWGKLYLINFILGVATGLVQEFQFGMAWSEYSRFVGDVFGAPLAMEGLLAFFFESVFLGLWIFGWDRLSKRLHLATLWIAVVGSVLSAFFIIVANSWMQHPVGVEFVDGRPVMTDIWAVLTNNTAIAAYTHTLFGAIAVGGGFLLGIGWYHLWRRRKDGIDTVDATGRVVVGEAPEIPGRDRADHGVWIRSLRLGAAVAIIGFLGVSLTGDLQAKLMFDQQPMKMAAAEAACENGTSFSILAIGDFAGDCDDVVGIIEVPGVLSFLAHGDFDTEIQGVRELEPQYQEQYGTHLPDDPIYGERAGQEIDYVPLMEVTYWGFRLMIGFGALAAFAAAVALWLTRKGTVPRSVWIMRLAILGILAPFAANVAGWVFTEMGRQPFVVVPNPNPSGVDGVFMFTAAAVSPGVTFGEIVFSLVSLGLVYGVLLVVEVTLLAKYIRGGVASAMPELDPRHDDDADDEHDRRDDVLAFAY; from the coding sequence ATGGACCCGCTCGAGATCGCACGGTGGCAGTTCGGCATCACGACCGTCTACCACTTCCTCATGGTGCCGCTCACGCTCGGCCTCGGCATCCTCGTCGCCACCATGCAGACGCGCTGGGTGCGCACCGGCGACGAGCGCTGGCTCCGGATGACCCGGTTCTGGGGGAAGCTCTACCTCATCAACTTCATCCTCGGCGTCGCCACCGGCCTCGTCCAGGAGTTCCAGTTCGGCATGGCGTGGAGCGAGTACTCCCGCTTCGTCGGCGACGTCTTCGGCGCCCCGCTCGCGATGGAGGGGCTGCTCGCCTTCTTCTTCGAGTCCGTGTTCCTCGGGCTCTGGATCTTCGGCTGGGACCGCCTCTCCAAGCGGCTCCACCTGGCGACCCTCTGGATCGCCGTCGTCGGCAGCGTCCTCTCCGCCTTCTTCATCATCGTCGCGAACTCGTGGATGCAGCATCCCGTCGGCGTCGAGTTCGTCGACGGCCGCCCCGTCATGACCGACATCTGGGCGGTGCTGACGAACAACACGGCGATCGCCGCCTACACGCACACCCTCTTCGGCGCGATCGCGGTCGGGGGCGGCTTCCTGCTCGGCATCGGCTGGTATCACCTGTGGCGTCGCCGGAAGGACGGCATCGACACCGTGGATGCGACGGGCCGCGTCGTCGTCGGCGAGGCCCCCGAGATCCCCGGCCGCGACCGCGCCGACCACGGGGTCTGGATCCGCTCGCTGCGCCTCGGAGCCGCCGTCGCGATCATCGGCTTCCTGGGCGTCTCGCTCACCGGCGACCTCCAGGCGAAGCTCATGTTCGACCAGCAGCCCATGAAGATGGCCGCCGCCGAGGCGGCCTGCGAGAACGGGACGAGCTTCTCCATCCTCGCGATCGGGGACTTCGCCGGCGACTGCGACGACGTCGTGGGCATCATCGAGGTCCCGGGCGTCCTCTCCTTCCTCGCCCACGGCGACTTCGACACCGAGATCCAGGGGGTCCGCGAGCTCGAGCCGCAGTACCAGGAGCAGTACGGCACGCACCTCCCCGACGACCCGATCTACGGGGAGCGCGCCGGGCAGGAGATCGACTACGTGCCGCTCATGGAGGTCACCTACTGGGGCTTCCGCCTCATGATCGGCTTCGGGGCGCTCGCCGCCTTCGCCGCCGCGGTCGCGCTCTGGCTGACCCGGAAGGGCACCGTGCCGCGCTCCGTCTGGATCATGCGGCTCGCGATCCTCGGCATCCTGGCCCCCTTCGCGGCGAACGTCGCCGGCTGGGTCTTCACGGAGATGGGCCGCCAGCCCTTCGTGGTCGTGCCGAACCCGAACCCGAGCGGCGTCGACGGCGTCTTCATGTTCACGGCCGCGGCCGTCTCGCCCGGGGTCACCTTCGGCGAGATCGTCTTCTCGCTCGTGAGCCTCGGCCTCGTCTACGGCGTGCTGCTCGTCGTCGAGGTGACGCTGCTCGCGAAGTACATCCGCGGCGGGGTCGCCTCCGCGATGCCCGAGCTCGACCCCCGGCACGACGACGACGCCGACGACGAGCACGACCGCCGCGACGACGTCCTCGCCTTCGCGTACTGA
- a CDS encoding BlaI/MecI/CopY family transcriptional regulator, with the protein MAVLGDLERALMDQLWDSGAALSAYELLERLPGGESRQLAPTTILTVLSRLEKKGLVVRERTARPHRYTAVAAREAHVAELMNEVLDAAPDRVAALARFIGSIPADEAEQLRRALGAPRT; encoded by the coding sequence ATGGCAGTCCTCGGAGACCTCGAGCGCGCCCTCATGGACCAGCTCTGGGACAGCGGCGCGGCGCTCTCCGCGTACGAGCTGCTCGAGCGCCTCCCCGGCGGCGAGAGCCGGCAGCTCGCCCCGACGACCATCCTCACGGTGCTCTCGCGGCTCGAGAAGAAGGGGCTCGTCGTCCGCGAGCGCACGGCGAGGCCGCACCGCTACACGGCGGTCGCCGCGCGCGAGGCGCACGTCGCCGAGCTCATGAACGAGGTCCTCGACGCCGCACCCGACCGCGTCGCCGCCCTCGCCCGCTTCATCGGCTCCATCCCCGCCGACGAGGCCGAGCAGCTCCGCCGGGCACTCGGCGCCCCGCGCACCTGA
- a CDS encoding M56 family metallopeptidase → MILAAAALAALAIALAVPVPVALSRAAWTRRAPASATLLWQAIALSGGLSMIGSLAVLGLSPFGDDLLDAAAGLAEAVRSGSGAAVVPTVALGSAALLLAHLLLTLVLTTAAGYRERARHRALAQLLSSPLRADARVIDDPAPVAYCVPGDGADSLTVVSAGLVDLLDEGELEAVIAHERAHLEQRHHLLTTSFQAWSLSLPWFPIASVARREVALLVELLADDRALRTASAGALRRAIALVAAPGRESAATARIRIERIGAAPLPLAARIAVGALAAGLLLVPTLLLAGQAVPSL, encoded by the coding sequence GTGATCCTCGCCGCCGCCGCGCTCGCCGCCCTCGCGATCGCGCTCGCCGTGCCCGTGCCGGTGGCGCTCTCGCGCGCCGCCTGGACGCGCCGCGCGCCCGCCAGCGCGACCCTGCTCTGGCAGGCCATCGCCCTCTCCGGCGGGCTCTCCATGATCGGCTCGCTCGCCGTGCTCGGCCTCTCCCCCTTCGGCGACGACCTGCTGGATGCCGCGGCCGGCCTCGCCGAGGCGGTCCGGTCCGGCTCCGGCGCGGCCGTCGTGCCGACCGTCGCGCTCGGCTCCGCGGCCCTCCTGCTCGCGCACCTCCTCCTCACCCTCGTGCTGACGACCGCCGCCGGGTACCGGGAGCGGGCCCGACACCGCGCGCTCGCGCAGCTCCTCAGCTCGCCGCTGCGGGCGGACGCCCGTGTCATCGACGACCCCGCGCCCGTCGCGTACTGCGTCCCGGGCGACGGGGCCGACTCCCTCACGGTCGTCTCGGCCGGGCTCGTCGACCTCCTCGACGAGGGCGAGCTCGAGGCCGTCATCGCCCACGAGCGCGCGCACCTCGAGCAGCGGCACCACCTGCTCACGACCTCCTTCCAGGCCTGGTCGCTCTCGCTGCCCTGGTTCCCGATCGCCTCGGTCGCCCGCCGGGAGGTCGCCCTCCTCGTCGAGCTCCTCGCCGACGACCGGGCGCTCCGGACCGCCTCCGCCGGCGCCCTCCGCCGCGCGATCGCGCTCGTCGCCGCGCCCGGCCGCGAATCGGCGGCCACCGCCCGCATCCGCATCGAGCGGATCGGCGCCGCCCCGCTCCCCCTCGCGGCCCGGATCGCGGTCGGCGCCCTCGCCGCCGGGCTGCTGCTCGTGCCGACGCTGCTCCTCGCGGGGCAGGCGGTGCCGTCGCTCTGA
- a CDS encoding NAD(P)/FAD-dependent oxidoreductase, translated as MENLFDVIVIGGGSAGLSAALGLGRARRRVLVLDGGSPRNGVAAHMHNVLGHDGRPPAELLESGRAELARYGIEVRRAEVDAVEPIPAEEPRFAVLAAGTRLEARRLVVATGIRDRLPETPGLAEAWGRGVVVCPYCDGWEVRDQPIAVLASSPQSAHQIQMLRQWSADLVYLLDGQPEPDAELARALAARGVRVERERIAQVDGDDWSDDAPAISAHLADGRVLELARIFTMPASEPRDAILRGLGAEPGEDFGPAFVRVDATGRTSVPGVWAAGNVINPGASVAIAIGQGAMAGGMVNADLIAEDTRAALAATEAG; from the coding sequence ATGGAGAATCTGTTCGACGTCATCGTGATCGGCGGCGGCAGCGCCGGCCTCAGCGCGGCCCTCGGTCTGGGCCGCGCCCGCCGACGGGTGCTCGTCCTCGACGGCGGCTCGCCCCGCAACGGGGTCGCCGCCCACATGCACAACGTGCTCGGCCACGACGGACGCCCGCCCGCCGAGCTGCTGGAGTCGGGCCGCGCCGAGCTCGCGCGCTACGGCATCGAGGTGCGTCGGGCGGAGGTCGACGCCGTCGAGCCGATCCCCGCGGAGGAGCCCCGCTTCGCGGTCCTCGCCGCGGGGACCCGCCTCGAGGCGCGCCGCCTCGTCGTCGCCACCGGCATCCGCGATCGTCTTCCGGAGACGCCGGGCCTCGCGGAGGCCTGGGGTCGCGGCGTGGTCGTCTGCCCGTACTGCGACGGCTGGGAGGTGCGCGACCAGCCGATCGCGGTGCTCGCCTCCTCGCCGCAGAGCGCCCACCAGATCCAGATGCTCCGGCAGTGGTCGGCCGACCTCGTCTACCTGCTCGACGGGCAGCCGGAGCCGGACGCGGAGCTCGCCCGAGCGCTCGCGGCGCGCGGCGTCAGGGTCGAGCGTGAGCGGATCGCTCAGGTCGATGGGGACGACTGGAGCGACGACGCGCCCGCGATCTCGGCGCACCTCGCCGACGGGCGCGTGCTCGAGCTCGCGCGCATCTTCACCATGCCGGCGTCCGAGCCGCGCGACGCCATCCTCCGGGGCCTCGGGGCGGAGCCCGGCGAGGACTTCGGTCCCGCCTTCGTCCGGGTCGATGCCACCGGCCGCACCAGCGTGCCCGGCGTCTGGGCGGCGGGGAACGTCATCAACCCGGGTGCGAGCGTCGCGATCGCGATCGGCCAGGGAGCGATGGCGGGCGGCATGGTGAACGCCGACCTCATCGCCGAGGACACGCGGGCGGCGCTCGCGGCGACTGAGGCCGGCTGA
- a CDS encoding helix-turn-helix domain-containing protein produces the protein MDAELETALDHVGPRLREIRGRRGLTLAEVSAATGISSSTLSRLESGGRRASLELLLPLARLYRVPLDELVGAPGSGDPRIHPRPVRRGGRIYLPLGGRSLGVEACKVVIPPRRADERVRPRTHRGWEWCYVISGRLELHLAGESTELGPGEAAEFDTATPHWLGSAGPEPVELLSIFDHEGRRIHVEGGAERP, from the coding sequence GTGGACGCCGAGCTCGAGACCGCCCTGGATCATGTCGGCCCGAGGCTGCGCGAGATCCGGGGACGCCGCGGACTCACCCTCGCCGAGGTCTCCGCCGCGACCGGCATCTCCTCCTCGACGCTGTCCCGGCTGGAATCCGGGGGTCGGCGCGCGAGCCTCGAGCTGCTGCTCCCCCTCGCCCGGCTCTACCGGGTGCCGCTCGACGAGCTCGTCGGGGCGCCCGGCTCGGGCGACCCCCGCATCCACCCTCGCCCGGTCCGCCGCGGTGGGCGCATCTACCTGCCGCTCGGGGGCCGCAGCCTCGGCGTCGAGGCCTGCAAGGTCGTGATCCCGCCGCGGCGCGCCGACGAGCGCGTCCGGCCGCGCACCCACCGCGGCTGGGAGTGGTGCTACGTCATCTCGGGGCGCCTCGAGCTGCACCTCGCGGGCGAGTCGACGGAGCTCGGGCCCGGGGAGGCCGCCGAGTTCGACACCGCGACGCCGCACTGGCTCGGCAGCGCCGGTCCCGAGCCCGTCGAGCTGCTCAGCATCTTCGACCACGAGGGCCGTCGCATCCACGTCGAGGGCGGCGCGGAGCGCCCCTGA
- the dhaM gene encoding dihydroxyacetone kinase phosphoryl donor subunit DhaM, giving the protein MSVGLLVVSHSAAIAAGVVELAGQMAEGVVIAAAGGTDEGGIGTSFDLVSAGLAAADSGEGVVVLCDLGSAVLTAETALDFLDEEARERVRIADAPIVEGAVAAAVASRTGAGLEGVLAAAESARAVEVDGPPAASAAGSAPGPAEVLERRATLVNRSGLHARPAAEFVKTAASFDARITVQGVDATSLLRIMSLGLGAGTELELTAQGSDAAPALDALVALVDSGFGED; this is encoded by the coding sequence GTGAGCGTCGGCCTCCTCGTCGTCTCGCACAGCGCCGCGATCGCCGCGGGCGTCGTCGAGCTCGCCGGGCAGATGGCGGAGGGCGTGGTGATCGCGGCGGCCGGGGGCACGGACGAGGGCGGGATCGGCACGAGCTTCGATCTCGTCTCGGCGGGGCTCGCGGCGGCGGACTCGGGCGAGGGGGTCGTCGTCCTCTGCGATCTCGGCTCCGCGGTCCTCACGGCGGAGACCGCGCTCGACTTCCTCGACGAGGAGGCGCGCGAGCGCGTCCGGATCGCGGACGCGCCGATCGTCGAGGGCGCGGTCGCGGCGGCGGTCGCGTCGCGCACGGGCGCGGGGCTCGAGGGCGTCCTCGCGGCGGCCGAGTCGGCGCGGGCGGTCGAGGTGGACGGCCCTCCGGCGGCGTCGGCTGCGGGTTCCGCGCCCGGGCCTGCGGAGGTCCTCGAGCGGCGCGCGACGCTCGTCAACCGCTCCGGCCTCCACGCGCGTCCGGCCGCCGAGTTCGTCAAGACGGCGGCGTCGTTCGATGCGCGCATCACGGTGCAGGGGGTGGATGCGACGAGCCTGCTCCGCATCATGTCGCTCGGCCTGGGCGCGGGCACCGAGCTCGAGCTCACGGCCCAGGGCTCCGATGCGGCGCCGGCGCTCGACGCGCTCGTGGCGCTCGTCGACTCCGGCTTCGGCGAGGACTGA
- the dhaL gene encoding dihydroxyacetone kinase subunit DhaL, translating into MGLARDWAVDWIRRSAAVVAEHRGELVTLDREIGDGDHGENMDRGFQAVVQKLETTEDAGTPGEVLKLAATTLISTVGGASGPLYGTAFLKGAGAVGDVEELDASALAAMLEAARDGIVLRGKAEVGDKTMVDAWTPAVDAAAAAASSGLAPAAVLRAAADAAQTGSESTDPLVARKGRASYLGERAVGHRDPGSVSTALILAAAADAAEALA; encoded by the coding sequence ATGGGACTGGCACGCGACTGGGCGGTCGACTGGATCCGACGGAGTGCGGCGGTCGTCGCCGAGCACCGCGGCGAGCTGGTGACGCTCGACCGCGAGATCGGCGACGGCGACCACGGCGAGAACATGGACCGCGGCTTCCAGGCCGTCGTGCAGAAGCTCGAGACGACAGAGGACGCGGGCACCCCCGGCGAGGTCCTCAAGCTCGCCGCGACGACGCTCATCTCGACGGTCGGCGGCGCCTCGGGGCCGCTCTACGGCACCGCCTTCCTCAAGGGCGCGGGCGCGGTCGGCGATGTCGAGGAGCTCGACGCCTCGGCGCTCGCCGCGATGCTCGAGGCCGCACGCGACGGGATCGTGCTCCGCGGGAAGGCGGAGGTCGGCGACAAGACGATGGTCGACGCCTGGACGCCGGCCGTGGATGCGGCGGCGGCGGCCGCCTCGAGCGGACTCGCCCCGGCGGCGGTGCTGCGCGCCGCGGCCGACGCCGCGCAGACCGGCTCCGAGTCGACCGACCCGCTCGTGGCGCGCAAGGGCCGGGCGAGCTACCTCGGCGAGCGGGCCGTCGGGCACCGCGACCCGGGCTCGGTGTCGACGGCGCTCATCCTGGCGGCGGCGGCGGACGCGGCCGAGGCGCTCGCGTGA